In one Deinococcus carri genomic region, the following are encoded:
- the cas4 gene encoding CRISPR-associated protein Cas4 yields MDDPIPLSALQHFVFCPRQCALIHVEQVWAENSQTARGSQQHERAHSGGSEERGGTRTLRALPLVSRRHGLAGVADVVEVLPDGSPRPVEYKSGRAKPRLADEVQLCAQALCLEEMFGVDIPEGFIYHVASRKRREVSFTPELRQAVLDARDGVRELLRSRVLPPPAADDRCPLCSLFDECEPFAPRDFPAGYDPFSTRLDEPRG; encoded by the coding sequence ATGGATGACCCCATTCCCCTCTCGGCACTGCAACATTTCGTGTTCTGCCCGCGCCAGTGCGCCCTGATTCACGTGGAGCAGGTCTGGGCGGAAAACAGCCAGACCGCACGCGGCAGCCAGCAGCATGAACGGGCGCACAGCGGTGGCAGCGAGGAGCGCGGCGGCACCCGGACGCTGCGGGCGCTGCCCCTGGTGTCCCGCCGACACGGCCTTGCGGGGGTGGCCGACGTGGTGGAGGTCCTGCCGGACGGCTCGCCCCGGCCCGTCGAGTACAAGTCCGGGCGGGCCAAGCCACGCCTGGCGGACGAGGTGCAGCTTTGCGCCCAGGCCCTCTGCCTGGAGGAGATGTTCGGTGTAGACATTCCGGAGGGCTTCATCTACCACGTCGCCAGCCGCAAAAGGCGCGAGGTGAGCTTTACGCCCGAACTCCGGCAGGCCGTGCTGGATGCCCGCGATGGCGTGCGCGAGCTGCTGCGTTCGCGTGTGCTGCCCCCGCCCGCCGCCGATGACCGCTGCCCGTTGTGCAGTCTCTTCGACGAGTGCGAGCCGTTCGCGCCGCGCGACTTTCCCGCCGGGTACGACCCCTTCTCCACCCGGCTGGACGAGCCGAGGGGGTAG
- the cas5c gene encoding type I-C CRISPR-associated protein Cas5c, producing the protein MLELKVWSDYACFTRPENKAERVSYDVMTPSAARGVLESIFWKPEFQWQVREIVVLKEVKRYSILRNEVNTLASERAARGWAASGGGFFAEEDRAQRHALVLKDVAYLIRAEMVLQPHAKDPLQKYREMFLRRAEKGQAFHQPYLGNREFGAFFSPPDGTEQPANIVRQLGGEYAERAGRLDLGRMLFDMEFQQAQKGRLKYRQHGTEGAWWVEGNATPRFFDAALTDGGILRVPVHLYGEVKG; encoded by the coding sequence GTGCTAGAGCTGAAAGTCTGGAGTGACTACGCCTGCTTCACCCGTCCCGAGAACAAAGCCGAGCGCGTCAGCTACGACGTGATGACCCCTTCGGCGGCGCGGGGCGTACTGGAAAGCATTTTTTGGAAGCCCGAGTTCCAGTGGCAGGTGCGCGAAATCGTGGTGCTGAAGGAGGTCAAACGCTATAGCATCCTGCGGAATGAGGTGAACACGCTGGCTTCCGAGCGGGCGGCGAGAGGCTGGGCGGCCAGCGGGGGCGGCTTCTTTGCCGAGGAGGACCGCGCCCAGCGGCACGCGCTGGTGCTGAAGGACGTGGCGTACCTCATCCGCGCCGAGATGGTGCTGCAACCGCACGCCAAAGACCCCTTGCAGAAGTACCGGGAAATGTTCCTGCGCCGCGCCGAGAAGGGACAGGCCTTTCACCAGCCCTACCTGGGCAACCGCGAATTCGGCGCGTTTTTCTCGCCCCCTGATGGCACCGAGCAGCCCGCCAACATCGTGCGGCAACTGGGCGGTGAGTACGCCGAGCGGGCGGGCCGGCTGGACCTGGGCCGGATGCTCTTCGATATGGAGTTCCAGCAGGCCCAAAAAGGCCGCCTGAAATACCGCCAGCACGGCACGGAAGGCGCGTGGTGGGTGGAGGGCAACGCCACGCCACGCTTCTTCGACGCGGCGCTGACGGACGGCGGCATCCTGCGCGTGCCCGTGCATCTGTACGGGGAGGTGAAGGGATGA
- the cas8c gene encoding type I-C CRISPR-associated protein Cas8c/Csd1: MSLLSQLRDYELRMRQEGKKPVPAGEQAGEGEMPFMYALQNVRWEVRLNADGTVRDVQPRTSGKTKGKDLGKPLPAPNLVRTVGIKPRLLMDNAEYVLGFAKKENDKNTAKRHDAFKALVQACAEATRQPSVQAVARFLGSHDPERFQAEHLADFPDFAPDTNVMFTVDGVNPLELREVQQFWAAQFAQGGEDSGGEGFRAECLITGEVGPVMDREPVKIKGIQGGQTSGMNFISANAQAFESYGLEASRIAPVKFEAAEQYANGLNRLLADPDTSLKIGGVTYAFWTGEGAVPLVGPALKEPEQVLKGRFTFQVKREKKQRPEEVRQTLWGIFTGQQPGLKPGAAFFAVGMTPSGSRIAVRTHLTSTVQDAVFRLGNYFAAQTLVAVNEKDEGRLYDLRTLVSSMYRDINKEHTAPDVDALVQFALTGRPLPQSFLVRLAARNRADEYRVTRPRAVLTKMVLLSRDWKELDMDKDSLDALNPNQPEPAYHLGRLLAVLDDIQSSVMRANTTLVDRFYGSMSTTPYAVVGRLIQGSQAHLQKLRKEKPGVYRLKQDELENVMTRLHDIPAKPLTTAQQALFALGYYHQRAHVSEGIREGKAAREAKAASDQTPDTDPSEGEDQ; the protein is encoded by the coding sequence ATGAGCCTGCTCTCGCAACTGCGCGACTACGAGCTGAGGATGCGGCAGGAGGGCAAAAAGCCTGTCCCGGCCGGCGAGCAGGCGGGCGAGGGCGAGATGCCCTTTATGTACGCCCTGCAAAACGTGCGCTGGGAAGTGCGCCTGAATGCCGACGGGACAGTGAGGGACGTGCAGCCCCGCACGAGCGGCAAGACCAAGGGCAAGGACTTGGGCAAGCCGCTGCCCGCGCCCAATCTGGTGCGGACAGTGGGCATCAAACCGCGCCTCCTGATGGACAACGCCGAGTACGTTCTGGGCTTTGCCAAGAAGGAAAACGACAAGAACACGGCCAAGCGCCATGACGCCTTCAAGGCCCTCGTTCAGGCTTGTGCCGAGGCCACCCGGCAGCCCAGCGTGCAGGCCGTCGCCCGCTTCCTGGGCAGTCACGACCCCGAACGCTTCCAGGCCGAGCATCTGGCCGACTTCCCCGATTTTGCCCCCGATACCAACGTGATGTTCACGGTGGACGGCGTGAACCCGCTGGAGTTGCGGGAGGTCCAGCAATTCTGGGCTGCGCAGTTCGCGCAGGGCGGCGAGGACTCGGGCGGCGAAGGCTTCCGCGCCGAGTGCCTGATTACGGGTGAAGTCGGCCCGGTGATGGACCGCGAACCCGTCAAAATCAAGGGCATTCAGGGCGGACAGACTTCCGGAATGAACTTCATTAGCGCCAACGCGCAGGCGTTCGAGTCCTATGGCCTGGAGGCTTCGCGGATTGCCCCCGTCAAGTTTGAGGCCGCCGAGCAGTATGCCAACGGCCTTAACCGCCTGCTGGCCGACCCGGACACCTCGCTCAAAATCGGTGGCGTCACCTACGCCTTCTGGACGGGCGAGGGGGCGGTCCCACTGGTTGGCCCGGCCCTCAAAGAGCCAGAGCAGGTGCTGAAGGGCCGTTTTACCTTTCAGGTCAAGCGCGAGAAGAAACAGCGCCCCGAAGAGGTGCGGCAGACGCTCTGGGGCATCTTTACAGGACAGCAGCCTGGCCTGAAACCCGGCGCGGCCTTTTTCGCGGTGGGGATGACGCCCAGCGGCAGCCGTATTGCTGTGAGGACGCACCTGACCAGCACGGTGCAGGACGCCGTGTTTCGCCTGGGCAACTATTTCGCCGCGCAGACGCTGGTGGCCGTCAACGAGAAGGACGAGGGCAGGCTGTACGACCTCCGTACCCTCGTCAGCAGCATGTACCGCGACATCAACAAGGAACACACCGCGCCGGATGTGGATGCCCTGGTGCAGTTCGCGCTGACGGGAAGACCGCTGCCGCAATCGTTCCTGGTGCGCCTCGCCGCCCGCAACCGCGCCGACGAGTACCGCGTGACCCGGCCCCGCGCCGTGCTGACCAAGATGGTGCTGCTCTCCCGCGACTGGAAGGAGTTGGACATGGATAAGGATTCACTCGACGCCCTCAACCCGAATCAACCCGAACCCGCCTACCACCTGGGCCGCCTGCTGGCCGTGCTGGACGACATTCAAAGCAGCGTGATGCGGGCAAACACCACGCTGGTGGACCGCTTCTACGGCTCCATGAGCACCACGCCCTATGCCGTGGTGGGCCGCCTGATTCAGGGGTCGCAGGCGCACCTGCAAAAGCTCCGCAAGGAAAAGCCGGGCGTCTACAGGCTCAAGCAGGACGAACTGGAAAACGTGATGACCCGCCTGCACGACATCCCCGCCAAGCCCCTGACCACCGCGCAGCAGGCGCTGTTCGCCCTGGGTTACTACCACCAGCGCGCCCACGTCAGCGAAGGCATCCGCGAGGGCAAGGCCGCCAGGGAAGCCAAGGCCGCCAGCGACCAGACCCCCGACACCGACCCCAGCGAAGGAGAAGACCAATGA
- a CDS encoding antitoxin Xre/MbcA/ParS toxin-binding domain-containing protein has protein sequence MTGLSRAAPDHSFFAALTNVSLPEGQIAPVLSGEAPVPSGAYTMQVITRQLKQLLGLNQDESARLLGVSRGTVIKAAPPTGDVLDRLYMLSDRFQIMQDLLGDQADDWFLHPNPVLGGARPIDKLRTRHGQAQLDDLIQALLDGNFA, from the coding sequence ATGACCGGCCTAAGCCGTGCCGCGCCTGACCATTCTTTCTTTGCCGCACTGACGAACGTGTCCCTGCCGGAAGGGCAGATTGCCCCGGTCCTGAGCGGGGAGGCTCCCGTTCCCAGCGGGGCCTACACCATGCAGGTGATCACGCGCCAGCTCAAGCAACTGCTGGGCCTGAATCAGGACGAGAGTGCCCGGCTGCTCGGCGTCAGCCGGGGCACGGTCATCAAGGCCGCCCCGCCGACGGGGGACGTGCTGGACCGGCTGTACATGCTCTCCGACCGCTTCCAGATCATGCAGGACCTGCTGGGCGACCAGGCCGACGACTGGTTCCTGCACCCCAACCCGGTGTTGGGAGGCGCGCGGCCCATCGACAAGCTCCGGACCCGTCACGGCCAGGCCCAGCTCGACGATCTGATTCAGGCCCTGCTCGACGGCAACTTCGCTTGA
- the cas2 gene encoding CRISPR-associated endonuclease Cas2, giving the protein MIDLLITYDVSTLTEAGRKRLRRVARICVAHGQRVQNSVFEVSVTEVQLLALRERLLQAMDVTEDSVCIYRLRQPREKFVESYGLDRYTDFSEPLIL; this is encoded by the coding sequence ATGATTGACCTGCTCATCACCTACGACGTCTCGACTTTGACGGAAGCGGGCCGCAAACGCCTGCGCCGCGTCGCCAGAATCTGCGTGGCCCACGGGCAACGGGTTCAGAACAGCGTCTTCGAGGTCAGCGTCACCGAGGTTCAACTGCTCGCCCTGCGCGAGCGGCTCCTCCAGGCCATGGACGTGACCGAGGATAGCGTTTGCATCTACCGCCTGCGCCAGCCTCGCGAGAAGTTCGTGGAGTCGTACGGCCTGGACCGGTACACGGACTTCAGCGAGCCGCTGATTCTGTAA
- a CDS encoding (2Fe-2S)-binding protein — protein sequence MTTMGNAASGPELSVSLYVNGEAREVQVPSQATLLDVLRERLGLTGSKKGCNHGQCGACTVFVDGEAVLSCLTLTATLEGRSVTTIEGLADGDALHPVQQAFIEHDAFQCGYCTPGQIMSAVACLETGHSRDEADLKDFMSGNICRCAAYPQIVKAIQSVAAQGAAGEGERAAL from the coding sequence ATGACGACGATGGGGAATGCGGCCAGCGGGCCGGAGTTGAGCGTCTCGCTGTACGTGAACGGCGAGGCGCGCGAGGTGCAGGTGCCGTCCCAGGCCACGCTGCTGGACGTGCTGCGCGAGCGGCTGGGGCTGACTGGCAGCAAGAAGGGCTGCAACCACGGGCAGTGCGGGGCCTGCACCGTCTTTGTCGACGGCGAGGCAGTGCTGTCGTGCCTGACGCTGACCGCCACGCTGGAGGGGCGCTCGGTGACCACCATCGAGGGGCTGGCGGACGGTGACGCCCTGCACCCGGTGCAGCAGGCCTTTATCGAACACGACGCCTTCCAGTGCGGCTACTGCACGCCTGGGCAGATCATGTCGGCCGTCGCCTGCTTGGAAACCGGGCACAGCCGCGACGAGGCGGACCTCAAGGACTTCATGAGCGGCAACATCTGCCGCTGCGCCGCGTACCCGCAGATCGTGAAAGCGATTCAGAGCGTGGCGGCCCAGGGCGCAGCCGGGGAAGGTGAACGTGCGGCCCTTTGA
- the cas1 gene encoding CRISPR-associated endonuclease Cas1, producing MRHLLYIQTQGSYLHLDTDNIRVEVEREKKAMIPLHHVEGIVVFGNVLLSPYLIQKLGRQHKPVTWLTEWGMFTARTETPVSGNVLLRVAQHGCAGDPARTLAVARYVAAGKLQNQKTTLLRAAREAAEDDALLLRQAARDINGQIGCLPLAATVDEVRGIEGTAARAYWDAFSLMLRQNRDFFWLRERTRRPARDPINAALNFVYTVLANDCASACQGVGLNPQVGFLHALRPGRASLALDLMEEFRAAVADRAILTLINRQ from the coding sequence GTGAGGCATCTGCTGTATATCCAGACGCAGGGCAGCTACCTGCACCTGGACACCGACAACATCCGCGTGGAGGTGGAGCGCGAGAAGAAGGCGATGATTCCGCTGCACCACGTGGAGGGCATCGTGGTGTTCGGGAACGTGCTGCTCAGCCCATACCTGATTCAGAAGCTGGGGCGGCAGCACAAGCCCGTAACCTGGCTGACCGAATGGGGCATGTTCACCGCCCGTACCGAGACCCCTGTCAGCGGCAACGTGCTGCTGCGGGTGGCCCAGCACGGCTGCGCGGGCGACCCAGCCCGGACGCTGGCCGTCGCCCGGTATGTCGCGGCGGGCAAGCTCCAGAACCAGAAGACGACCCTGCTGCGCGCGGCGCGGGAGGCCGCAGAGGATGACGCCCTCCTGCTCCGCCAGGCCGCGCGGGACATCAACGGGCAGATTGGCTGCCTGCCCCTGGCCGCCACGGTGGACGAGGTGCGCGGCATCGAGGGCACGGCTGCCCGTGCCTACTGGGACGCCTTTTCGCTGATGCTGCGGCAGAACCGCGACTTCTTCTGGCTGCGTGAGCGCACCCGCCGCCCCGCGCGGGACCCCATCAACGCGGCCCTCAACTTCGTCTACACAGTCCTCGCCAACGACTGCGCCAGCGCCTGCCAGGGCGTCGGCCTCAACCCACAGGTGGGCTTTCTGCACGCCCTGCGCCCCGGACGTGCCAGCCTCGCCCTCGACCTGATGGAGGAGTTCCGCGCCGCCGTGGCGGACCGGGCCATCCTCACCCTCATCAACCGCCAGTAG
- a CDS encoding HD domain-containing phosphohydrolase: MTGAALLAVRVRHRQERHDRLTRLPRREGFEQALGRSRRSGTLALVAVNRLKLLNAQQGWKAGDQLLREVAQALSAALPPGSLLARWSGDEFLAFVPGSEFHVVDQILGRLQSRLPSAFAGQPAFVFGLATLHSPEAFKHALNEVDHEVYLDKGEGEVSAQTLGEERGLFEFALQLAQMDDPEAIIRQGLPLARELLHFEAAAHYTIEGHDITACALDHDPAVPLPQGATELPIHISGLAERALREHRTVISVDAPNDPEATGIWTLMKVQSAMVAPVEISGQPLGLLWMGQLTGHKALPVRAQHVLELAALRLAHALELREKTQALRRTLEGGLLGLGVALEARDLESYGHTQRVVDASVRLGRALGLDPLALDELRQGAYLHDIGKLSIPDRILLKPGRLEPDEWHIMQGHAAAGASIAAHIPQLSPRALDVIRSHHERWDGTGYPSRLAGEEIPLAARIFTVCDVYDALTSERPYKAAWTPEEARAEIAAQAGRQFDPQVVRAFLEVDEPIRTAWDDQDG, from the coding sequence GTGACTGGAGCCGCCCTGCTCGCGGTGCGCGTCCGGCACCGGCAGGAGCGGCACGATCGCCTGACGCGCCTGCCTCGCCGTGAGGGCTTCGAGCAGGCCCTGGGCCGCTCCCGGCGTTCGGGGACCCTCGCCCTCGTCGCTGTCAACCGTCTCAAACTGCTCAACGCACAGCAGGGCTGGAAGGCGGGCGACCAGCTCCTGCGCGAGGTGGCCCAGGCCCTGAGCGCCGCACTGCCACCGGGTAGCCTGCTGGCGCGCTGGAGCGGTGACGAGTTCCTCGCCTTCGTGCCCGGAAGCGAGTTCCACGTCGTCGACCAGATCCTGGGCCGCCTTCAGAGCAGGCTGCCGTCGGCCTTTGCCGGGCAGCCCGCGTTCGTCTTCGGTCTGGCGACCCTGCACAGCCCCGAGGCGTTCAAGCATGCCCTGAACGAGGTGGATCACGAGGTCTACCTGGACAAGGGTGAGGGTGAGGTTTCGGCCCAGACGCTGGGCGAGGAACGTGGGCTGTTCGAGTTCGCGCTGCAACTGGCCCAGATGGATGACCCCGAGGCCATCATTCGCCAGGGGCTGCCCCTGGCGCGCGAGTTGCTGCACTTCGAGGCCGCCGCCCACTACACGATCGAGGGCCATGACATCACGGCGTGCGCCCTGGACCATGACCCGGCCGTGCCGTTGCCCCAGGGGGCCACAGAACTCCCGATTCATATCAGTGGCCTGGCGGAGCGCGCCCTCCGGGAGCACCGCACGGTGATCAGCGTGGACGCGCCCAACGACCCGGAGGCCACCGGCATCTGGACCCTGATGAAGGTCCAGAGCGCCATGGTCGCGCCGGTCGAGATCAGCGGCCAGCCTCTGGGCCTGCTGTGGATGGGGCAGCTCACGGGGCACAAGGCCTTGCCGGTGCGGGCGCAGCATGTCCTCGAACTCGCCGCGTTGCGCCTCGCCCACGCGCTGGAACTGCGTGAAAAGACCCAGGCCCTGCGGCGCACCCTCGAAGGCGGCCTGCTCGGTCTCGGCGTCGCCCTCGAAGCGCGTGACCTCGAATCCTACGGTCATACCCAGCGCGTCGTGGATGCCAGCGTCCGGTTGGGCCGCGCCCTCGGGCTGGACCCGCTGGCCCTCGACGAACTCCGTCAGGGGGCCTATCTCCACGACATCGGCAAACTCTCGATTCCCGACCGCATCCTGCTCAAACCCGGTCGGCTTGAGCCGGACGAGTGGCACATCATGCAGGGACACGCCGCCGCCGGTGCCTCCATCGCCGCCCACATCCCGCAGCTCTCGCCCAGGGCGCTGGACGTGATCCGGTCTCACCACGAGCGTTGGGACGGCACGGGGTATCCGTCGCGTCTGGCGGGGGAGGAGATTCCGCTGGCGGCCCGCATCTTCACGGTGTGCGACGTGTACGACGCGCTGACCAGTGAGCGGCCCTACAAGGCGGCGTGGACGCCGGAAGAGGCGCGGGCGGAAATCGCGGCCCAGGCGGGGCGGCAGTTTGACCCGCAGGTTGTCCGCGCGTTTCTGGAGGTGGACGAGCCGATCCGCACTGCCTGGGATGACCAGGACGGCTAG
- a CDS encoding RES family NAD+ phosphorylase, with protein sequence MNAYRIVHERALHQSGGRPLITQGATGRWNSQGVRITYLAEHPALAGLEMLNYVGPFRSVRGYQLYAVAIPETAIERAPETLDVHDHAQTRPFGDAWVQSGRSLALLVPSAAAPHSFNVLLNQQHPDFLALQPLPLGPYTYDERIAALVER encoded by the coding sequence TTGAATGCCTACCGCATCGTGCATGAGCGTGCCCTGCACCAATCCGGCGGCCGTCCCCTGATCACGCAGGGCGCGACCGGGCGCTGGAATTCCCAGGGGGTCCGCATCACCTATCTGGCCGAGCATCCCGCGCTCGCCGGGCTGGAGATGCTGAATTACGTCGGGCCGTTTCGCAGCGTGCGCGGCTACCAGTTGTATGCCGTCGCCATCCCGGAGACGGCCATAGAGCGCGCCCCCGAGACCCTGGATGTCCACGACCACGCCCAGACGCGGCCCTTTGGAGACGCCTGGGTGCAGTCCGGGCGCAGCCTCGCCCTGCTGGTGCCCAGTGCGGCGGCCCCTCACAGCTTCAACGTGCTGCTCAACCAGCAGCATCCCGATTTCCTGGCCTTGCAGCCCCTCCCGCTCGGCCCCTATACCTACGACGAACGCATCGCGGCCCTGGTAGAGCGGTAA
- a CDS encoding xanthine dehydrogenase family protein subunit M has translation MRPFDYRRAGDEAQALALGGRYLAGGTTLIDLMRLDVERPERVTDITRLPLREVEDVGGGLRIGALASNTAVAEHPLVRQRYPLLAEAIRAGASQQIRNMASMSGNVMQRTRCPYFRDLAFPSCNKRDPGSGCGAIKGENRKQAILGTSECCIATHASDAAVPLAALDCTLTLHGPQGEREVALTDFLLKPGTHPDVEHDLREGELIVALNLPALPWAVNSTYLKVRERESYSFALASAAVAVDLDGDNVRDVRIALGGVGTVPWRAWEAEEALRGQPATRQAFEQAARIALKDARPLAQNAYKVGLARNVIVRALEQVTRNEEKA, from the coding sequence GTGCGGCCCTTTGACTACCGCCGGGCGGGCGACGAGGCCCAGGCCCTGGCGCTGGGCGGCCGCTACCTGGCGGGCGGCACCACCCTGATCGACCTGATGCGGCTGGACGTGGAGCGCCCGGAGCGCGTCACGGACATCACCCGGCTGCCTCTGCGTGAGGTCGAGGACGTGGGGGGCGGGCTGCGGATCGGCGCGCTCGCCAGCAATACCGCCGTGGCCGAGCATCCGCTGGTGCGGCAGCGGTATCCGCTGCTGGCGGAGGCCATCCGCGCCGGGGCCTCGCAGCAGATTCGCAACATGGCGTCCATGTCCGGCAATGTCATGCAGCGCACCCGTTGTCCCTACTTCCGCGATCTGGCCTTCCCGAGCTGCAACAAGCGCGACCCCGGCAGCGGCTGCGGGGCCATCAAGGGCGAAAACCGCAAGCAGGCGATTCTGGGCACCTCGGAGTGCTGCATCGCCACCCACGCCTCCGACGCGGCGGTGCCGCTGGCCGCGCTGGACTGCACCCTCACCCTGCACGGCCCGCAGGGCGAGCGCGAGGTGGCGCTGACCGACTTCCTGCTGAAGCCGGGCACCCACCCCGACGTCGAACATGACCTCCGGGAAGGCGAGCTAATCGTGGCCCTGAACCTGCCCGCCCTGCCCTGGGCAGTCAACAGCACCTATCTCAAGGTGCGCGAGCGGGAGTCGTACTCCTTCGCGCTGGCCTCGGCGGCGGTCGCGGTGGACCTCGACGGCGACAACGTGCGCGACGTGCGGATTGCCCTGGGCGGTGTCGGCACGGTGCCCTGGCGCGCCTGGGAGGCAGAGGAGGCCCTCAGAGGCCAGCCCGCGACCCGGCAGGCCTTCGAGCAGGCGGCCCGGATCGCCCTGAAGGATGCGCGGCCCCTGGCGCAGAACGCCTACAAGGTGGGGCTGGCACGGAACGTCATCGTGCGTGCCCTAGAGCAGGTCACGAGGAACGAGGAGAAAGCATGA